One Blattabacterium cuenoti DNA window includes the following coding sequences:
- the clpB gene encoding ATP-dependent chaperone ClpB, which produces MNSNKFTLKSQKIIQEAQQIALKNNQQSIENAHILKSLLKKEENLIPFFLEKLNVNHKIIMIGVDRIITTYPRVLRSSSSSGSPIIQHLSHHVLQMFNRAETYSKELKDKFISIEHIFYSIFMSSDDATSQLLRDQGITENSIKRIIEDIRKKSGNVISQTSENTYNSLEKYAKNLNEWANKGKLDPVIGRDEEIRRVLQILSRRTKNNPILIGEPGVGKTAIAEGLAHRIISGDIPDNLKNKQVYSLDMASLIAGAKYKGEFEERLKGVVKEVTYSDGDVILFIDEIHTLVSAGGGEGAIDAANILKPALARGELRAIGATTLNEYQKYFKVDKALERRFQQVYVDEPSVTDAISILRGIKEKYESHHKVRIKDESIISAVELSQRYINERFLPDKAIDLIDEAASKLRMEINSKPEELDVLHRKIMQMEIQIEAIKRENDEKQLVFLKKELSKLNEERNKLQNQWQNEKDLVEGIQKSKEKIENFKFEAEQAERLGDYGKVAELRYGKIKEEENKVKLFEKKLKKQNETGKKMIQEEVSREDIAQVISKWTGIPITKMLQNEKEKLLFLEKKLHQRVIGQKKAIKSVANAIRRSRAGLQDEKKPIGSFLFMGGTGVGKTELAKTLAEYLFDNENNMVRIDMSEYQESHSVSRLIGAPPGYVGYDESGQLTESIRRRPYSVILLDEIEKAHSDIFNILLQVLDDGRLTDNKGRTVNFTNTIIIMTSNIGADLIQEKFNQEIYFSSTNEMAPIKKSLIDLLKNIVRPEFINRIDEIILFEPLSRKEIKKIVKLQIEKLGLLLSKKNICIEATNESIEYLSEKGYDPQFGARPLKRVIQHDILNNLSKKILQGKIHDNTKILVDFFKEKGIVFRQSEIVKIKNNI; this is translated from the coding sequence ATGAATTCTAACAAATTTACTTTAAAATCTCAAAAAATTATACAAGAAGCGCAACAAATTGCGTTAAAAAATAATCAACAATCTATTGAAAATGCACATATTTTAAAATCTCTATTAAAAAAAGAGGAAAATCTTATTCCTTTTTTTTTAGAAAAATTAAATGTAAATCATAAAATAATAATGATAGGAGTAGATCGTATTATCACTACTTATCCTAGAGTGTTAAGAAGTAGTAGTAGCAGCGGATCCCCAATTATTCAACATTTAAGTCATCATGTCTTACAAATGTTTAATAGAGCAGAAACTTATTCTAAAGAATTGAAAGATAAATTCATTTCTATTGAACATATTTTTTACTCTATTTTCATGAGTTCCGATGATGCCACTTCTCAATTGTTAAGAGATCAAGGAATTACGGAAAATAGTATAAAAAGAATCATAGAGGATATAAGAAAAAAAAGCGGAAATGTTATTTCACAAACTTCTGAAAATACTTATAATTCTTTAGAAAAATATGCAAAAAATCTTAATGAATGGGCTAATAAAGGAAAATTAGACCCTGTTATTGGACGTGATGAAGAAATACGTAGAGTTTTACAAATATTATCTAGAAGAACAAAAAATAATCCAATTTTAATTGGAGAACCTGGAGTTGGAAAAACAGCTATTGCTGAAGGATTAGCTCATCGGATTATCAGTGGAGATATTCCAGATAATTTAAAAAATAAACAAGTTTATTCTTTAGATATGGCGTCTCTTATTGCAGGAGCTAAATACAAAGGAGAATTTGAAGAACGTCTTAAAGGAGTTGTCAAAGAAGTTACCTATTCAGATGGAGATGTCATTTTATTTATTGATGAGATCCACACCTTGGTAAGTGCAGGAGGAGGTGAGGGGGCTATAGATGCGGCAAATATTTTAAAACCGGCATTAGCAAGAGGAGAACTTCGGGCTATAGGAGCTACTACTTTAAATGAATATCAAAAATATTTTAAAGTTGATAAAGCTTTAGAAAGAAGATTTCAACAAGTCTATGTTGATGAACCATCTGTTACAGATGCTATTTCAATATTACGTGGAATAAAAGAAAAATATGAAAGCCATCATAAAGTAAGAATTAAGGATGAATCTATCATTTCTGCGGTAGAATTATCTCAACGTTATATTAACGAAAGATTTTTACCTGATAAAGCTATTGATCTGATTGACGAAGCAGCATCGAAACTAAGAATGGAAATTAATTCTAAACCTGAAGAACTAGATGTTCTACATAGAAAAATAATGCAAATGGAAATCCAAATAGAAGCTATAAAAAGAGAAAATGATGAAAAACAATTAGTTTTTTTAAAAAAAGAATTATCCAAATTGAATGAGGAAAGAAATAAATTACAAAATCAATGGCAAAATGAAAAAGATTTAGTAGAAGGAATACAAAAATCCAAGGAAAAAATAGAAAATTTTAAGTTTGAAGCAGAACAAGCGGAAAGATTAGGAGATTATGGAAAAGTTGCTGAGTTAAGATATGGAAAAATTAAAGAAGAAGAAAATAAAGTAAAATTATTTGAAAAAAAATTAAAGAAACAAAATGAAACTGGAAAAAAAATGATACAAGAAGAAGTCTCTAGAGAAGACATTGCACAAGTTATCTCTAAGTGGACTGGAATTCCAATTACTAAAATGTTGCAAAATGAAAAAGAAAAGTTGTTATTTTTAGAAAAAAAATTACATCAAAGAGTTATCGGTCAAAAGAAAGCTATAAAATCTGTAGCAAATGCAATACGGCGTTCTAGAGCTGGGCTACAAGATGAAAAAAAACCTATAGGATCTTTTCTTTTTATGGGTGGGACAGGAGTCGGAAAAACAGAATTAGCTAAGACATTAGCTGAGTATCTTTTTGATAATGAAAATAATATGGTTCGTATTGATATGAGTGAATATCAAGAAAGCCATTCAGTAAGTAGATTAATTGGGGCCCCTCCTGGTTATGTTGGATATGATGAAAGTGGACAATTGACAGAATCTATCCGTCGTCGTCCTTATAGTGTTATTTTATTAGATGAGATAGAAAAAGCTCATTCAGATATATTTAATATCCTTTTACAAGTGTTAGATGATGGAAGATTAACAGATAATAAAGGACGTACAGTGAACTTTACAAATACAATTATTATAATGACTTCCAATATAGGTGCGGATCTCATACAAGAAAAATTTAATCAAGAAATTTATTTTTCTTCTACTAATGAAATGGCTCCTATCAAAAAGTCTTTAATAGATTTATTAAAAAATATTGTAAGACCCGAGTTTATTAATCGAATTGATGAGATAATTTTATTTGAACCTCTTTCTAGAAAAGAGATTAAAAAAATTGTAAAATTACAAATAGAAAAATTAGGACTTTTATTATCAAAAAAGAATATTTGTATAGAAGCTACAAATGAATCAATAGAATATCTTTCTGAAAAAGGATACGATCCTCAATTTGGTGCGAGACCATTAAAAAGAGTGATTCAACATGATATTTTAAATAATCTTTCTAAAAAAATATTACAAGGAAAAATCCATGATAATACTAAGATACTAGTAGATTTTTTTAAAGAAAAAGGAATTGTATTTAGACAATCAGAAATTGTAAAAATAAAAAACAATATTTAG
- the prfB gene encoding peptide chain release factor 2, producing MIKKEEIQSLSKKVNKIYDVLNIKKIKILLNEEQKKIFNPNFWKNYKKSKREIKRFHAMKTCMEDFFELKSALEELEIIFSLSKEENIEKELYIQFHKTKKLLSNIEFKNLLSEEEDIFNAVLQISSGAGGTESCDWTSMLMRMYIMWAEKNQYSVKKIHHIPGDVTGMKSVTLELNGLYAFGSLKGENGVHRLIRISPFDNNSRRHTSFSSVYVYPLVDQNIEIDVKLSDIQWETFRSGGSGGQNVNKVETGVRLRHIPTGMIIENTEYRSQIQNRQKALQLLKSRLFEIEIIKKNEKKNKIESEKKKIEWGSQIRNYIMHPYKLVKDLRTGYETNQIHSVMNGEIDVFLKKFLIYNKKK from the coding sequence ATGATAAAAAAAGAAGAAATACAATCTCTTTCAAAAAAAGTGAATAAAATTTATGATGTTCTTAATATTAAGAAAATTAAAATTCTTCTTAATGAAGAGCAAAAGAAAATTTTTAATCCTAATTTTTGGAAAAATTACAAAAAATCTAAAAGAGAGATTAAACGGTTTCATGCTATGAAAACATGTATGGAGGATTTTTTTGAATTAAAAAGTGCATTGGAAGAATTAGAAATTATTTTTTCTCTTTCTAAAGAAGAAAATATTGAAAAAGAACTTTATATTCAATTTCATAAAACAAAAAAATTATTATCAAATATAGAATTTAAAAATCTTCTTTCGGAAGAAGAAGATATTTTTAATGCAGTATTACAAATTTCTTCTGGAGCAGGTGGGACTGAAAGTTGTGATTGGACATCTATGTTAATGAGAATGTATATAATGTGGGCAGAAAAAAATCAATATTCTGTTAAAAAGATTCATCATATTCCTGGAGATGTTACAGGAATGAAATCAGTCACTTTAGAATTAAATGGATTGTATGCTTTTGGATCTCTTAAAGGAGAAAACGGAGTCCATAGATTAATTCGTATTTCACCATTTGATAATAATTCAAGAAGACATACTTCTTTTTCTTCTGTTTATGTTTATCCATTAGTAGATCAAAATATAGAAATTGATGTAAAACTTTCTGATATCCAATGGGAAACTTTTCGTTCTGGAGGATCAGGAGGACAGAATGTAAATAAGGTAGAAACAGGAGTTAGATTACGTCATATTCCCACAGGAATGATTATAGAAAATACAGAATATCGTTCACAAATACAAAATAGACAAAAAGCCTTACAACTTTTAAAATCTAGATTATTTGAAATAGAAATCATTAAAAAAAATGAAAAAAAAAACAAAATAGAATCCGAAAAAAAAAAAATAGAATGGGGTTCTCAAATACGAAATTATATCATGCATCCTTATAAATTAGTCAAGGATTTACGAACAGGTTATGAAACTAATCAAATCCATTCTGTTATGAATGGAGAAATAGATGTTTTTTTAAAAAAATTTTTGATCTACAATAAAAAAAAATAA
- a CDS encoding type III PLP-dependent enzyme domain-containing protein, whose translation MKIRYSDLIDQTFGFPTEEFTIKNNLLEFHGIPLMNLIQRYGTPLKFTYLPKISQNIRKARKWFEKAIHSNQYNNKYTYCYCTKSSHFSFILEEVLKNNISIETSYAYDIEIVKNLYKKGKTNKNIEVICNGFKTHNYIENISELINNGFCNTIPILDNSDELEKLSLFINSPFKLGIRIASEEEPKFEFYTSRLGIGYKDIIVFYLNKIKNNPKVELKMLHFFINTGIKDTSYYWNELFKCLHIYARLKKIAPELDILNIGGGFPIKTSMSFKYDYEYMTNEIIYQIKKFCQKEDILEPHIYTEFGAYTVGESGGILYKILNQKRQNDREKWNMIDSSFMTTLPDTWAISSRFIMMAINRWNDSYERVFLGGLTCDSDDYYNSEQHMNAIYLPCFRENIPLYIGFFNTGAYQDTISGYGGVHHCLIPQPIHILIDHNEKKNFVYRIFRNSQSPEEILKILGY comes from the coding sequence ATGAAAATTCGCTATTCTGATCTTATAGATCAAACTTTTGGGTTCCCCACTGAGGAATTTACTATTAAAAATAATCTGTTAGAATTTCATGGAATTCCGTTAATGAATCTAATTCAAAGATATGGAACTCCACTCAAGTTTACTTATTTGCCAAAAATATCACAAAATATACGAAAGGCTAGAAAATGGTTTGAAAAAGCTATTCATTCCAATCAATATAATAACAAATATACTTATTGTTATTGTACAAAAAGTTCTCATTTTTCTTTTATCTTAGAAGAAGTATTGAAAAATAATATTAGTATTGAAACTTCATACGCTTATGATATAGAAATTGTTAAAAATCTTTATAAAAAAGGAAAAACAAACAAGAATATTGAAGTTATTTGTAATGGATTTAAAACTCACAATTACATAGAAAATATATCAGAATTGATTAATAATGGATTTTGTAATACTATTCCTATATTAGATAATTCCGATGAACTGGAAAAATTAAGTCTATTTATAAATTCTCCATTTAAATTAGGAATTCGAATCGCATCAGAAGAAGAACCAAAATTTGAATTTTATACTTCTCGTCTAGGAATTGGATATAAAGATATTATTGTTTTTTACTTAAACAAAATAAAAAATAATCCAAAAGTAGAATTGAAAATGTTACATTTTTTCATTAACACAGGGATTAAAGATACGTCCTATTATTGGAACGAACTTTTTAAATGTTTACACATTTATGCTAGACTTAAGAAAATTGCTCCAGAATTAGATATCCTAAACATAGGCGGGGGGTTTCCTATCAAAACATCTATGTCTTTCAAATACGACTATGAATATATGACTAATGAAATTATTTATCAAATAAAAAAGTTTTGTCAAAAAGAAGATATTTTAGAACCACATATATATACAGAATTTGGAGCTTACACAGTAGGAGAGAGTGGCGGTATCCTCTATAAAATACTTAATCAAAAACGTCAGAATGACAGAGAAAAATGGAATATGATAGATAGTTCATTTATGACAACTCTTCCAGATACTTGGGCAATCAGTAGTAGGTTTATCATGATGGCTATCAACCGTTGGAACGATTCATATGAAAGAGTATTTTTAGGAGGATTAACATGTGATAGTGATGATTATTATAATTCAGAACAACATATGAATGCTATTTATCTTCCTTGTTTTCGTGAAAATATTCCACTTTATATTGGTTTTTTCAATACTGGAGCATATCAAGATACAATTAGTGGATATGGAGGGGTACATCATTGTTTAATTCCTCAACCTATTCATATTTTAATAGATCATAACGAGAAGAAAAACTTTGTATATAGAATATTTAGAAACTCACAAAGTCCAGAAGAAATCTTAAAAATATTAGGTTATTAA
- the speB gene encoding agmatinase produces the protein MKAKTFAGIPKKYALLKNSKIVLIPVPYDYTGTWKKGARKGPKYFLSAAEHMELYDIETNSEVYKRGIFIVPTQIENFSISSKEMIEKVYKITKKYLLKNKFVTLIGGVHSISIGSIRAFGEIYTNLSILHMDAHTDLRPIYHGDPYNHACSMHEASKKYPVIQIGIRSMDILEKQYIQDGNIFYIHDIYQNDLWMKKAVQKLSKNVFLSIDIDVFDPSIAPSTGTPEPGGMSWYKTLKFLKMLFKKKQVIGFDIVELLPNKKEYSTDFLVVKLYYKLLSYKYELTQS, from the coding sequence ATGAAGGCAAAAACTTTTGCAGGAATTCCTAAAAAATATGCTCTACTTAAAAATTCTAAAATAGTACTTATTCCTGTTCCATATGATTATACAGGAACATGGAAAAAGGGAGCTAGAAAAGGCCCCAAATATTTTTTATCTGCAGCAGAACATATGGAATTATATGATATTGAAACTAATTCTGAAGTATACAAAAGAGGAATTTTTATTGTTCCAACACAAATTGAAAATTTTTCAATTTCTTCAAAAGAAATGATAGAAAAAGTATACAAAATTACAAAAAAATATCTTTTAAAAAATAAGTTTGTCACATTAATAGGGGGTGTCCATTCTATTTCAATAGGGAGTATTCGTGCGTTTGGAGAAATCTATACTAATCTAAGTATTCTTCATATGGACGCACATACAGATTTACGTCCTATATATCATGGAGATCCTTATAATCATGCTTGTTCTATGCATGAAGCATCAAAAAAATATCCTGTTATTCAAATTGGAATTCGTAGTATGGATATACTGGAAAAACAGTATATCCAAGATGGAAATATATTTTATATACATGATATTTATCAAAATGATTTATGGATGAAAAAAGCAGTTCAAAAATTGTCTAAAAATGTATTTCTAAGTATAGATATAGATGTTTTTGATCCAAGTATCGCCCCCTCTACAGGAACACCAGAACCAGGAGGGATGTCTTGGTATAAAACTTTAAAATTTTTAAAGATGTTATTCAAAAAAAAACAAGTTATAGGTTTTGATATTGTAGAATTATTGCCAAACAAAAAAGAATATTCTACAGATTTTCTAGTAGTAAAACTCTATTATAAACTTCTGTCATATAAATATGAATTAACTCAGTCATGA
- the cmk gene encoding (d)CMP kinase, whose protein sequence is MNQNKKTIIAIDGYSSSGKSTLAQKISKELKFNYIDTGAMYRSVALLAIQKNVFNSDLWNSTNFIPILKEINFQFKWNKILNKTDFFLNKKNVLHEIRSKRVTNKVSLIARIPKIRDILTTIIKKFIRNVSNKGIVIDGRDIGNIVYPQSELKIFMTGSIEIRSYRRFQEIQKRGGLNSYSYEEIKKNILYRDRMDTSRKISPLKKSLDSIEIDNTFLSPEKQLTLVLKVIENIKNNRKKIKKII, encoded by the coding sequence ATGAATCAAAATAAAAAAACAATTATAGCTATAGATGGATATTCCTCTTCTGGAAAAAGTACTCTTGCGCAAAAAATATCTAAAGAATTAAAATTCAATTATATAGATACTGGTGCAATGTATAGAAGCGTGGCGTTATTAGCTATTCAAAAAAATGTTTTCAATAGTGACTTGTGGAATAGCACAAATTTTATTCCTATTTTGAAAGAAATAAATTTCCAATTTAAATGGAATAAAATATTAAATAAAACAGATTTTTTTTTAAACAAAAAAAATGTTTTACATGAAATTCGTTCCAAAAGAGTGACAAATAAAGTTAGTTTAATAGCTAGAATTCCAAAAATACGTGACATATTAACAACGATTATTAAAAAATTTATTAGAAACGTTTCTAATAAAGGAATTGTTATAGATGGAAGAGATATAGGAAATATTGTTTACCCTCAATCAGAATTAAAAATTTTTATGACAGGATCTATAGAAATTCGTTCTTATAGAAGATTTCAAGAAATTCAAAAAAGAGGTGGATTAAATTCTTATTCTTATGAAGAAATAAAAAAAAATATTCTCTATAGAGATAGAATGGATACTTCTAGAAAAATTTCTCCGCTTAAAAAATCTTTAGATTCCATAGAAATAGATAATACATTTTTAAGTCCCGAAAAACAATTGACACTTGTCCTGAAAGTGATAGAAAATATCAAAAATAATAGAAAAAAAATAAAAAAAATCATTTAA
- a CDS encoding beta-ketoacyl-ACP reductase, which yields MKLLNGKIAIVTGGSGDIGRSIVKTFVKHGAHVIFTFFYSKKNAQELSNELGNSVEAHKIDLTDFNSSKNFVKQVFEKFGCIDILVNNAGIIRDNLLLRMSEIDWDYVIRTNVYSIFYLTKYVIKFSMMKQKNGSIINMSSVIGVIGNSGQSNYAASKAGIIGFTKSIAKEFGKKNIRCNVIAPGYIFTRMNSHFQSKIKENWIQSIPLKRPGIPQDVANCSLFLASDLSNYITGEVLNVNGGLI from the coding sequence ATGAAACTTTTAAATGGAAAAATAGCAATAGTAACAGGAGGATCAGGAGATATTGGAAGATCTATTGTGAAAACATTTGTAAAACATGGAGCACATGTTATTTTTACATTTTTTTATTCAAAAAAAAACGCTCAAGAATTATCCAATGAATTGGGAAATTCTGTTGAAGCACACAAAATAGATCTCACAGATTTTAATTCTTCTAAAAATTTTGTAAAACAAGTTTTTGAAAAATTTGGATGTATAGATATATTAGTAAATAACGCTGGAATCATAAGAGATAACTTATTGTTAAGAATGTCTGAAATAGATTGGGATTATGTTATTCGAACTAATGTTTATTCTATTTTTTATCTCACAAAATATGTAATTAAATTTTCTATGATGAAACAAAAAAATGGAAGTATTATTAATATGAGTTCTGTTATAGGAGTTATAGGAAATTCGGGGCAATCTAACTATGCCGCATCTAAAGCTGGAATTATTGGATTTACTAAATCAATAGCGAAAGAATTCGGTAAAAAAAATATTCGTTGTAACGTCATAGCACCTGGATACATTTTTACAAGAATGAATTCTCATTTTCAGTCAAAAATAAAGGAAAATTGGATTCAAAGTATTCCGTTAAAAAGACCCGGAATTCCTCAAGATGTAGCAAACTGTAGTTTATTTCTTGCATCTGATCTTTCTAATTATATTACTGGAGAAGTATTAAATGTAAACGGAGGATTAATTTAA
- the menD gene encoding 2-succinyl-5-enolpyruvyl-6-hydroxy-3-cyclohexene-1-carboxylic-acid synthase, giving the protein MFSNKKVVQSLGEILIAKSILDIIISPGSRNAPIIIHFTQHMSFHTYSIVDERCAGFFALGISQQIKKPVVLSCTSGSAVVNYYPAITEAFYQNIPLICLTADRPKEIIDVFEGQTIHQENIFKNHVATSIQLTEDESKLGLWYNERLINESINQCILKKKPIHINIPFSEPLYETTDYLQVKPKIIKTIPVKNYIDENQYKKEREIWKKSKKKMILLGLFHPEKNMKKILINLSMDPSIVIFTETTSHIHGKFFFSSIDQLIFNIKSKEWIQLKPNILLTVGINILSKKIKFYLRKYPPMYHWHIGVENNQNHYPDTYYRLTTYWPIKPETFFQSFFYYSKKTNSNRRIINKKPNFNPNNSSKSCKSYYRSQWEILRKFKIKKQNFFLKKEKSFSDIQVLFFIFKSIPNNSILQLGNSTIIRYYQLFNKKKDSVQSYCNRGTSGIDGCVSTAIGASVCSKKRVTLIIGDISFFYDSNALWNNYIPNNFRIILINNGGGNIFRFFLNKKMNIPEKKFDFFETKHSFTAENICEMHHWKYEKVSEKSTLIKSLFYFWKKSDIPRLLEINTKKSNNAETLKKYLFH; this is encoded by the coding sequence ATGTTTTCAAATAAAAAAGTGGTTCAAAGTTTAGGAGAAATTCTAATCGCGAAATCTATTTTAGATATAATAATCTCTCCAGGATCTAGAAATGCTCCTATCATTATACATTTTACACAACATATGTCTTTTCATACTTATAGTATTGTAGATGAACGTTGTGCTGGTTTTTTCGCTTTAGGTATTTCACAACAGATAAAAAAACCTGTAGTTCTTAGTTGCACTTCTGGATCCGCAGTCGTTAACTATTATCCTGCAATTACTGAAGCTTTTTATCAAAATATTCCTCTTATTTGTCTTACTGCAGATAGACCTAAAGAAATTATAGATGTCTTTGAAGGACAAACTATTCATCAGGAAAATATTTTTAAAAATCATGTTGCAACATCCATTCAATTAACGGAAGATGAATCTAAATTAGGATTATGGTATAATGAAAGGTTAATCAATGAATCTATTAATCAATGCATTTTGAAAAAAAAACCTATACATATTAATATTCCTTTTTCAGAACCTCTTTATGAAACAACAGATTACTTACAAGTAAAACCTAAAATCATAAAAACGATTCCAGTAAAAAATTATATTGATGAGAATCAATATAAAAAAGAAAGAGAAATATGGAAAAAATCTAAAAAAAAAATGATTTTACTAGGATTATTTCATCCAGAAAAAAACATGAAAAAAATTTTAATAAATTTAAGTATGGATCCTTCCATAGTTATTTTCACAGAAACTACATCTCACATACATGGTAAATTTTTCTTTTCATCTATAGACCAACTTATTTTTAATATAAAATCTAAAGAATGGATTCAATTAAAACCTAATATTTTATTAACTGTTGGAATAAACATTCTATCCAAAAAGATAAAATTTTATCTCAGAAAATATCCCCCAATGTATCATTGGCATATAGGAGTAGAAAATAATCAAAATCATTATCCAGATACTTATTACAGGTTAACAACCTATTGGCCTATTAAACCGGAAACTTTTTTTCAATCATTTTTCTACTACTCAAAAAAAACTAATAGTAACAGAAGAATAATAAATAAAAAACCTAATTTTAATCCTAATAATTCATCTAAATCTTGTAAATCTTATTATAGATCTCAGTGGGAAATCTTAAGAAAATTTAAAATAAAAAAACAGAATTTTTTTTTGAAAAAAGAAAAAAGTTTTTCAGACATTCAAGTACTATTTTTTATATTCAAATCCATTCCTAATAATTCCATTTTACAATTAGGAAACAGTACTATTATACGATACTATCAACTTTTTAATAAAAAAAAAGATTCTGTTCAGTCTTATTGTAACCGGGGGACTTCTGGAATAGACGGGTGTGTCTCAACAGCTATAGGAGCATCCGTTTGTAGCAAAAAAAGGGTTACACTAATTATTGGAGATATAAGTTTTTTTTACGATAGTAATGCTTTATGGAATAATTATATTCCAAATAATTTTCGAATCATACTTATTAATAATGGAGGAGGAAATATTTTTAGATTTTTTTTGAATAAAAAAATGAATATACCTGAAAAAAAATTTGATTTTTTTGAAACGAAACATTCTTTTACTGCAGAAAATATTTGCGAAATGCATCATTGGAAATATGAAAAAGTATCAGAGAAATCTACTTTGATAAAAAGTCTATTTTATTTTTGGAAAAAGTCAGATATTCCTCGTTTGTTAGAAATAAATACTAAAAAATCTAATAATGCAGAAACATTAAAAAAATATTTATTCCACTAA
- a CDS encoding SanA/YdcF family protein: MKRIFFFIIVSFFIILCYFGISLWAIRKSYDHVNEIPYNTFGVVLGTSKYLHGGGINAYFKYRIDAAYFLFFHKKISYIIVSGDNRERHYNEPKMMKKELVKKGVPSYFIYEDFSGISTLHSVIRVYKIFNQKKFTIISQKFHNERAIFIGNCLGLDVIGFNAKSLSFDSKIQIRETLARIKAVWDVVFTFFFK; the protein is encoded by the coding sequence ATAAAACGTATATTTTTTTTTATTATTGTTTCATTTTTTATTATTCTTTGTTATTTTGGAATTAGTTTATGGGCTATAAGAAAAAGTTATGATCATGTTAATGAAATTCCATATAATACATTTGGAGTAGTATTAGGAACTTCTAAATATTTACATGGAGGAGGAATTAACGCTTATTTTAAATACAGAATAGATGCAGCTTATTTTCTTTTTTTTCATAAGAAAATTAGTTATATAATTGTTAGTGGAGATAACAGAGAAAGACATTATAACGAACCCAAAATGATGAAGAAAGAATTAGTGAAAAAAGGAGTTCCTTCATATTTTATATATGAAGATTTTTCAGGAATTAGTACATTACATTCTGTAATAAGAGTTTATAAAATTTTTAATCAAAAAAAATTTACTATTATATCTCAAAAATTTCATAATGAAAGAGCTATTTTTATAGGAAATTGTTTAGGTTTAGATGTCATAGGATTTAACGCAAAGAGTTTATCTTTTGATTCTAAAATACAGATTAGAGAAACACTTGCTAGAATTAAAGCTGTTTGGGATGTTGTTTTTACTTTTTTTTTTAAATAG